Proteins co-encoded in one Chitinophagales bacterium genomic window:
- a CDS encoding DinB family protein produces MTTIKLQRPALHESNDYFKRYINKVATNDIIAALSEGQKAMEHFCQYIPADKWDYRYAEGKWTIKEILLHIIDTERIMAYRALRIARNDKTALPEFEQDDFILYCNANERSPESLLAEYMAVRASTISLFLHFDDEMWGRMGTASNYPISARALAYIIAGHEIHHLAIVKERYLV; encoded by the coding sequence ATGACAACAATCAAACTCCAAAGACCCGCCTTGCACGAATCCAACGATTATTTTAAACGCTACATCAACAAAGTAGCGACCAATGACATCATTGCAGCCTTATCAGAAGGACAAAAAGCGATGGAACATTTTTGTCAGTATATTCCTGCCGATAAATGGGATTACCGATATGCAGAAGGTAAATGGACCATCAAAGAAATCTTATTGCACATCATTGACACAGAACGCATCATGGCTTACCGTGCCTTGCGAATTGCCCGCAATGACAAGACTGCTCTTCCTGAATTTGAACAAGACGATTTCATCCTTTACTGCAATGCCAACGAACGAAGTCCCGAATCCTTATTGGCTGAATACATGGCGGTTAGAGCATCTACAATTTCACTTTTCCTACATTTTGACGATGAAATGTGGGGTAGAATGGGAACAGCAAGTAACTATCCAATTTCAGCAAGAGCATTGGCGTATATCATTGCAGGACATGAAATACACCATTTGGCAATTGTAAAAGAAAGGTATCTTGTGTGA
- a CDS encoding GNAT family N-acetyltransferase — MQQLILFLEQHLQTVPTQLQKIPSTVLEQKPQPHKWSKKEILGHLVDSAQNNLRRFVEIQYSAEPYQIQGYAQDDCVRINAYQQMPIQAVMQLWLNINQQIVRIWKQMPPEKLPLKVWNTDGSESTLQWWISDYVRHLEHHLHQIFDDIEAIEETSQNNTREQFIQENCRIDAATALGKLTNRTDGKRFVETLQHGSMVVEIYQPDKMDLQTPHTRDELYVVYRGRGIFFNDGVRHSFEAGDVLFVPAGVEHRFEDFSDDFVTWVVFYGPEGGEAKLKKGKSVNPFIAEKGRYQISTNDSLLDIEYIFQYLHKESYWAKNVPKAIVEKSLQNSLNFGLYHHEQQIGFARVITDCATFAYLADVFVEEGFRGQGLALWLTQTILDYPDLQGLRRWMLMTETAQNLYKKADFQIAAHPGRVMEKLTPNPY, encoded by the coding sequence ATGCAACAACTCATTCTTTTCCTCGAACAGCACCTTCAAACTGTTCCGACCCAACTTCAAAAAATTCCTTCAACGGTTTTGGAGCAGAAACCACAACCGCATAAATGGTCAAAAAAGGAAATTTTGGGGCATTTGGTAGATTCTGCACAGAACAACTTGCGGCGATTTGTGGAAATTCAATACAGTGCCGAACCTTATCAAATACAGGGATATGCACAAGATGATTGTGTACGAATCAATGCTTATCAGCAAATGCCCATTCAAGCGGTGATGCAGTTGTGGCTGAACATCAACCAGCAAATTGTACGGATTTGGAAGCAAATGCCTCCTGAAAAATTGCCGCTAAAAGTATGGAACACCGATGGCTCTGAAAGCACGCTGCAATGGTGGATAAGCGATTATGTGCGGCATTTGGAACACCACCTCCACCAAATTTTTGACGACATTGAAGCCATTGAAGAAACTTCACAAAACAATACAAGAGAGCAGTTTATCCAAGAAAATTGTAGAATTGATGCAGCAACAGCCTTGGGAAAATTGACAAACCGAACTGATGGCAAACGTTTTGTAGAAACTTTGCAGCATGGTAGCATGGTGGTGGAAATTTACCAACCCGACAAGATGGATTTGCAGACACCGCACACACGAGACGAACTCTATGTGGTGTATCGAGGAAGGGGTATTTTCTTCAATGATGGGGTGCGGCATTCTTTTGAAGCAGGCGATGTATTGTTTGTTCCAGCGGGTGTGGAGCATCGTTTTGAGGATTTTTCTGACGATTTTGTGACATGGGTGGTATTTTACGGGCCAGAAGGCGGTGAGGCAAAGTTGAAGAAGGGAAAATCTGTAAATCCATTCATTGCAGAAAAAGGAAGGTATCAAATTTCGACCAACGATTCATTGCTTGATATAGAGTACATTTTCCAATACCTTCACAAAGAGAGTTATTGGGCCAAAAATGTTCCGAAAGCCATTGTCGAAAAATCGCTGCAAAACTCCTTAAATTTTGGATTGTACCACCATGAACAACAAATTGGTTTTGCAAGGGTAATCACCGATTGTGCGACCTTTGCTTACCTTGCAGATGTATTCGTTGAAGAAGGATTTAGAGGTCAAGGTTTGGCATTGTGGCTTACCCAAACCATCCTCGATTACCCAGATTTGCAAGGACTTAGGCGGTGGATGCTAATGACCGAAACGGCTCAAAATTTGTATAAAAAAGCCGATTTTCAGATTGCAGCACATCCTGGTCGAGTGATGGAAAAATTGACACCGAATCCTTACTAA
- a CDS encoding gliding motility-associated C-terminal domain-containing protein: protein MKPVNIRVLVVWMVCLFSLQMVIFADGEEGSCQGSLGDNIFTNGDFGSGVVNLVTTNPQIAPGYNYTTNVPPGDGFYTITNNTGAWGNLYPSWLAIRDNSADPNGYMMVVNADFSPGLFYEQEVTGLCPNTQYEFSADIINMIRIGTSGHSDPNVEFLLNSNVILSTGYILKSNQWNTYSFSFCTGENETSLTLSIINSAPGGIGNDLALDNISFRTCGPLATIVDDDKTSYICMGADTQDFTLQSTVEDATYTYFQWQVKPINGSDWQDIAGATGPTYNITNFSSGELLYRYIIANSAENLQNAKCRLNSTIKQVVALPIEFEVTTTICEGNELEVGNNVYTSTGVYVDSLVSSIGCDSILTTNLTVLPNPNIDADIETLSPKCIGESNALIEVIEVFRGTPPYTYWLNNTELNTTGIFRNLMAGNHELQIIDKYGCDFVTQILIEEPESLVVETIDPVKIAIGESLTLNTTVTQTDVDFQWTPANGLDCTTCANPTATSFETTTYSVTVRNGEGCVASDSVRIEVDKNFRLAISTAFSPNEDGVNDYFEISTPFGNAIQTLQQMKIFNRWGQVIHEQSEPAKLPLLVKWDGRNDFRLVDTGVYVYLLQFELIDGSSQMFSGTVTVLY, encoded by the coding sequence ATGAAACCTGTTAATATTCGAGTTTTGGTTGTTTGGATGGTGTGTTTATTTTCTTTACAGATGGTTATTTTTGCAGATGGAGAGGAGGGGAGTTGTCAGGGCAGTTTGGGGGATAATATATTCACCAATGGTGACTTTGGTTCGGGAGTTGTTAATTTGGTCACCACCAATCCACAAATTGCACCAGGTTATAACTATACAACCAACGTTCCACCAGGCGATGGGTTTTACACGATTACGAACAATACAGGTGCATGGGGTAATTTATATCCTTCTTGGTTGGCTATCAGGGACAACAGTGCTGATCCTAACGGCTACATGATGGTCGTCAATGCTGATTTTTCACCAGGGTTATTCTACGAACAAGAGGTGACAGGCCTGTGTCCAAACACACAATACGAGTTTAGTGCCGATATTATCAATATGATTCGTATAGGCACCTCAGGGCATTCTGATCCCAATGTAGAGTTTCTTTTGAATAGTAACGTGATTTTATCAACAGGATATATTTTGAAAAGCAACCAATGGAATACCTATAGCTTTTCTTTTTGTACAGGGGAAAATGAAACTAGCCTCACCTTATCCATTATCAACAGTGCTCCAGGAGGGATTGGCAATGATTTGGCTTTGGACAATATTAGTTTTCGGACTTGCGGCCCACTCGCAACGATTGTAGATGATGACAAAACTTCCTATATCTGTATGGGTGCGGATACGCAGGATTTTACTTTACAATCGACGGTGGAGGATGCTACCTACACCTATTTTCAATGGCAGGTGAAACCAATTAATGGGTCTGATTGGCAAGACATTGCAGGGGCAACAGGGCCTACTTACAACATTACCAATTTTAGTAGTGGGGAATTACTGTACCGATACATTATCGCCAATTCTGCTGAAAATCTTCAAAATGCGAAATGTCGTCTGAATTCTACGATTAAGCAAGTAGTTGCTTTACCAATTGAATTTGAGGTGACAACGACAATTTGTGAAGGTAATGAACTGGAAGTTGGAAACAATGTTTACACAAGCACGGGAGTTTATGTAGATTCTTTGGTTTCGAGTATTGGCTGCGATAGTATTCTCACAACCAATCTTACGGTATTGCCAAATCCCAATATAGATGCTGATATTGAAACACTTTCACCCAAATGTATTGGAGAAAGCAATGCACTAATTGAAGTAATAGAAGTTTTTAGAGGAACGCCTCCTTATACTTATTGGCTCAACAATACGGAACTCAACACAACGGGTATTTTTAGAAATTTGATGGCAGGAAACCACGAATTGCAGATCATAGACAAGTATGGATGCGATTTTGTGACCCAAATCTTAATTGAAGAGCCTGAATCTTTGGTTGTAGAAACGATTGATCCTGTTAAAATTGCAATAGGAGAGAGCCTTACTTTGAATACCACTGTGACTCAAACGGATGTAGATTTCCAATGGACTCCTGCCAATGGCTTAGATTGTACGACTTGCGCCAATCCTACTGCAACCTCTTTTGAAACAACCACTTATTCTGTGACTGTAAGGAATGGTGAGGGATGTGTGGCTTCGGATAGTGTGCGGATTGAAGTAGATAAAAATTTCCGATTGGCAATCTCTACTGCTTTCTCTCCCAATGAGGACGGAGTGAACGATTATTTTGAAATTTCAACTCCTTTCGGAAATGCTATTCAAACGCTGCAACAGATGAAAATTTTTAACCGTTGGGGGCAAGTGATTCATGAACAAAGTGAACCTGCAAAATTGCCTTTGTTGGTGAAGTGGGACGGACGCAATGATTTTCGATTGGTGGATACAGGTGTATATGTTTACCTGCTGCAATTTGAGTTGATTGATGGCAGTTCACAAATGTTTAGTGGGACGGTGACGGTGTTGTATTGA
- a CDS encoding matrixin family metalloprotease translates to MTYPVSIEEKEKNAPIIVLGHLKNQFPYWDAENSRIYTLNVIEVTAYFKGNNGATEIGVITTGGVVGADALHVFPRFDIYPRNEYIFFLQGDNQIIDNKNIRKKRPSFLQSETYADAQGAITKQFGLYSELHNNTKYEEQAQFDRITHLTKQSITTPDGKPFLPRTQADNKLLEELGKKKGQVKLKNPLFKDLINNPSFSLLPINTMSPNPAHGGTVNPANYLTINGSGFGTQDAVYYANADNGGQTMVASAYASDVLFWTNTSIQEKVNQNAGTGTVQVNGITSSNVLQVDWAHNCIENAYSGFSEVTRQRYFLVDMDTQGGYTFHYNTNFNNNTAAKAAFERALESWRCATHINWKPSTTTTNISSSNSADDISIITFNTGLPSGILGRSYSYFSGTATGVCNQENTLWWARKIDIEFDSPPTNGATWNFGPAPSTPFALTYDFESVALHELGHLHGLGHTIGANNDVMHYVMSNGTDNRILSMEDIAGGNAKMAYSTDNNEYCFFPNNFSEEMIALNSSNCSLSGGCLPIAVNITGNSSFCPGQSTSLNAGSYSASDSYDWSTNATSQTINVSTAGTYTVIVTDINGCTGTDSFTVTQTNEPQPNITGELSFCVGENTTLTAGDVYSSYLWSTGATSFAIMINTPGTYTLTVTDANGCTGTDTVIVSADSLPQPQITGENGFCPNETIELFAGSGFQSYLWSTGQTTPLINVGAEGIYTVTVTNSNGCSNTDTHTVFAHTPPIPNVQGDTFFCNGSNAFIFADNGFSAYLWSNGAITSGTNVSQSGTYSVLVTDSNGCTATDEIVVIKQPTPNPNITGNLQICNGSTTTLTANTGFNAYNWSNGGTSNNITVNQAGTYSVTVTDGNGCTGTQTVVVELIAELQPEIEGDLTICQGDNTLLTLNQTYSSYLWSNGSTNPSISVNQAGTYNVTVVDENGCTGTDEVTVVTNNLPQVNIEGGGSICEGESVELSVNEIFESYLWSNESENPSISVNQTGIYSVIVTDSNGCTAMDEVSIEVNPLPTPTIEGNLFFCEGASTTLSVAAIYTKIIWSNSMTTPSIEVNSAGTYKVVVTDENGCTGTNEVEVIAHPLPSPIINGISDICEGGNTELSVSAIYESYLWSNGATTPSIIVSETGTYSIEVTDANECTGTSEISTVVLNNPEPTISGSTTFCTGGSTVLDAGEGYAAYLWNTGELSQVITITTAGTYSVEVEDTNGCSGNASITINTLPLPQVSIEGNSTFCEGQSTVLDAGEGYDFYLWNTGQTSQTIEVTQAEAYSVTVTNNNNCSNSTSLVVNTIATPQPTITGNTDFCEGANTTLDAGAGFNEYLWTTGETSRMITVSTADNFGVTVTSTNGCTGMDSIQTNIFDLPTVTIAGSLSYCEGSNTTLSVTQNFVKYLWNTGATSKSIVVQTAGTYSVEVTDQNGCVNTESVDIQQTTGLTPTITGDLDICEGAFTLLDAGAGYSSHAWSTGATSRIINVTESGTYSVTVTDASGCIGVDEVTVTIHTPVSPNITGNTNFCLGESTTLDAGAGFDQYLWNTGETTRTIEVTTSGNYSVETKDANGCSASAAIAIQANIASSPIIEGATQFCVGSSTTLTTEEGYESYKWESGENTRTITVTTAGIYRVTVVDENGCEATNQVTITVLEAAVPTIQGELQFCADASTILSAPLGYATYQWSTGETSRIITVTESGDYGVLVTDFNGCTAGVLVNVEERTELQVSLTGSATLCNGNSTTLEVSENYAEYKWNTGATTKQIVVSQAGTYTVTVTDTNGCTGTTSQVVALSDSLTPTISGDLSICNTESTVLDAGDGFDTYLWSTGETSRTIETDMAGNYTVQVSNADGCSGTAMAAVELIPPFTPQILGNLTFCEGESTQLIGEIGYQAYGWSTGELDPILTVTESGMYTLVVTDTNGCTGLNHVEVNMISTPDVQITGDLQITDNESTTLDAGSYSANDEYLWHTGHTGQFLTTNIPGLYSVTVTHENDCSASAEVTVELINGIEDIAFFQEFTILPNPFNELTTLQFRTYASQHITIDLFSIEGRQLQRLFEGQVKSGNLHSIEINGGNLPAGVYVLQLVLDDTTRLYERLVVTH, encoded by the coding sequence ATGACGTACCCAGTCAGCATTGAAGAAAAAGAAAAAAACGCACCTATCATTGTACTCGGTCACCTCAAAAATCAATTCCCTTATTGGGATGCAGAAAATAGCCGCATTTATACTTTGAACGTCATCGAAGTCACTGCTTACTTCAAAGGCAACAACGGCGCAACAGAAATTGGTGTCATCACAACAGGAGGAGTAGTTGGTGCAGACGCACTCCATGTTTTTCCAAGATTCGATATTTATCCCCGAAATGAATATATTTTCTTTTTGCAGGGTGATAACCAAATCATTGACAATAAAAACATTCGGAAAAAACGCCCCTCCTTTCTTCAATCAGAAACCTATGCAGATGCACAGGGAGCCATCACCAAACAATTTGGTTTATACTCCGAATTACACAACAATACCAAATACGAAGAACAAGCACAATTCGATAGAATTACCCACCTCACTAAACAATCTATAACAACTCCTGATGGCAAACCATTCTTGCCTCGTACACAAGCAGACAACAAATTATTAGAAGAACTTGGTAAAAAGAAAGGTCAAGTAAAACTAAAAAATCCACTCTTCAAAGACCTAATCAACAATCCTTCTTTCTCTCTTTTACCCATCAATACCATGAGTCCAAATCCAGCTCATGGAGGAACGGTCAATCCTGCCAATTACCTCACCATCAATGGTTCTGGTTTCGGCACTCAAGATGCAGTATATTATGCCAATGCTGACAATGGTGGGCAAACAATGGTCGCATCTGCTTATGCAAGTGATGTACTATTTTGGACAAACACTTCCATACAAGAAAAAGTAAACCAAAATGCAGGTACAGGAACAGTTCAAGTCAATGGCATCACCTCCTCCAATGTTTTACAAGTTGATTGGGCACACAATTGCATCGAAAACGCTTATTCAGGATTCAGTGAAGTCACACGCCAACGCTACTTTTTAGTAGATATGGACACCCAAGGAGGTTACACCTTTCATTACAACACCAATTTCAACAACAATACAGCTGCAAAGGCAGCCTTCGAAAGAGCATTAGAAAGTTGGAGGTGTGCTACTCACATCAATTGGAAACCAAGCACAACCACCACTAATATTTCGAGTAGCAATTCAGCAGATGATATCAGCATCATTACCTTCAATACAGGATTGCCATCAGGAATTTTAGGACGCTCTTACAGTTACTTCTCAGGAACTGCCACAGGTGTCTGCAACCAAGAAAACACCCTCTGGTGGGCACGCAAAATAGACATAGAATTTGACAGTCCACCCACCAATGGCGCAACATGGAATTTTGGTCCTGCACCAAGTACCCCTTTTGCCTTGACCTACGATTTTGAATCCGTAGCATTGCATGAATTGGGGCATTTACATGGATTAGGGCATACTATTGGTGCCAACAACGATGTAATGCACTATGTAATGTCCAATGGTACAGATAACCGTATTTTATCCATGGAAGACATTGCAGGTGGAAACGCAAAAATGGCTTATAGCACAGACAACAACGAATACTGTTTTTTTCCCAATAACTTCAGTGAAGAAATGATTGCACTGAACAGTAGCAACTGCTCACTAAGTGGCGGCTGCCTTCCCATTGCAGTGAATATTACTGGAAATAGCAGCTTTTGCCCAGGTCAAAGCACCAGTTTAAATGCAGGTTCTTATAGTGCTTCGGATAGTTATGACTGGTCGACAAACGCTACTTCGCAAACGATAAACGTAAGTACAGCAGGCACATATACGGTCATTGTCACCGACATCAACGGATGTACAGGAACAGACTCTTTCACCGTCACCCAAACCAATGAACCACAACCAAACATTACAGGAGAACTGTCTTTTTGTGTTGGCGAAAACACTACCCTGACTGCGGGAGATGTTTACAGTTCTTATTTATGGTCAACAGGTGCAACTTCCTTTGCCATCATGATCAATACTCCAGGCACTTACACCCTCACTGTCACCGATGCAAATGGATGCACAGGGACAGATACCGTCATTGTTTCAGCAGATTCATTGCCCCAACCACAAATCACAGGTGAAAATGGTTTTTGTCCAAACGAAACAATTGAACTCTTTGCAGGAAGCGGTTTTCAGTCCTATCTATGGTCCACTGGTCAAACGACTCCACTCATCAATGTCGGTGCAGAAGGAATTTACACCGTTACCGTCACCAACTCCAATGGTTGCAGCAATACGGATACGCATACGGTTTTTGCCCACACTCCTCCAATACCCAATGTTCAAGGAGATACCTTTTTCTGCAATGGCAGCAATGCCTTCATTTTTGCAGACAATGGTTTCAGTGCCTATCTATGGTCGAATGGAGCAATCACATCTGGAACAAACGTTTCACAATCAGGAACATATTCCGTTTTAGTAACAGACAGCAATGGCTGTACTGCAACAGACGAAATAGTAGTGATCAAACAACCTACTCCAAACCCAAACATCACAGGTAACTTGCAAATTTGCAATGGCAGTACAACTACACTTACTGCAAACACAGGCTTCAATGCCTATAACTGGTCAAATGGCGGCACTTCCAACAACATTACCGTCAATCAGGCAGGCACTTATTCTGTAACTGTAACCGACGGAAATGGTTGCACAGGTACACAAACCGTAGTTGTAGAGCTTATTGCCGAACTTCAACCAGAAATTGAAGGCGATTTGACGATTTGCCAAGGCGACAATACCCTTTTGACATTGAACCAAACATACAGCAGCTACCTTTGGTCAAACGGCAGCACCAACCCAAGTATAAGCGTCAACCAAGCAGGAACTTACAATGTAACTGTGGTGGACGAAAATGGCTGTACTGGAACAGATGAAGTAACAGTTGTAACAAACAATTTGCCGCAAGTGAACATTGAAGGAGGAGGAAGTATATGCGAAGGCGAAAGTGTAGAACTCTCTGTAAATGAAATTTTTGAAAGTTATCTTTGGTCAAATGAAAGCGAAAATCCCAGTATTTCAGTCAATCAAACGGGTATATATTCGGTTATCGTAACCGACTCAAATGGATGTACTGCAATGGATGAAGTGAGCATTGAAGTGAATCCACTACCGACTCCAACTATTGAAGGCAACTTATTTTTCTGTGAAGGAGCAAGCACAACTTTATCCGTTGCAGCCATTTACACAAAAATAATCTGGTCCAATAGCATGACCACTCCAAGCATTGAAGTGAATAGTGCGGGAACTTACAAGGTAGTGGTCACGGACGAAAATGGCTGTACGGGAACGAATGAAGTTGAAGTAATCGCTCATCCCCTACCCTCTCCAATCATCAATGGCATTTCGGATATTTGTGAAGGTGGCAATACAGAACTTTCTGTTTCTGCAATATATGAATCTTACCTCTGGTCCAATGGCGCAACTACTCCAAGCATTATCGTTTCGGAGACAGGCACTTACAGTATTGAAGTGACAGACGCAAATGAATGCACAGGAACCAGCGAAATCAGCACGGTAGTATTGAACAATCCCGAACCTACGATTAGCGGCAGCACTACTTTCTGTACAGGGGGCAGCACTGTTTTGGATGCAGGAGAAGGTTATGCTGCTTATTTGTGGAATACGGGTGAACTCAGCCAAGTCATTACTATCACCACAGCAGGCACTTATAGTGTGGAAGTTGAAGACACAAACGGATGCAGTGGCAATGCGTCCATTACTATCAACACTTTACCCTTGCCGCAAGTAAGCATTGAAGGCAATTCGACTTTCTGCGAAGGGCAAAGCACTGTTTTGGATGCTGGAGAAGGTTATGATTTTTATTTGTGGAATACAGGTCAAACAAGCCAAACCATTGAGGTCACTCAAGCGGAAGCGTACAGTGTGACTGTTACCAACAACAACAATTGCAGCAATTCAACAAGTTTGGTTGTCAATACAATAGCGACACCTCAACCAACGATTACAGGCAATACTGATTTTTGTGAAGGCGCAAATACGACTTTGGATGCTGGTGCGGGCTTCAATGAATACCTTTGGACAACAGGTGAAACAAGTCGTATGATTACCGTTTCCACAGCCGACAATTTTGGGGTAACGGTGACAAGTACAAATGGCTGCACAGGAATGGATTCCATTCAAACAAATATATTTGACCTTCCAACAGTTACCATTGCAGGTAGTTTGTCTTATTGTGAGGGAAGCAATACAACACTTTCGGTAACTCAGAATTTTGTCAAATACTTGTGGAATACAGGAGCTACTTCAAAAAGTATTGTTGTTCAAACAGCAGGAACGTATAGTGTGGAAGTAACCGACCAAAATGGATGTGTCAATACCGAAAGCGTTGATATTCAGCAAACTACGGGGCTGACACCTACCATTACAGGAGATTTAGATATTTGTGAAGGTGCGTTTACCCTTTTAGATGCTGGTGCGGGTTATTCCAGTCATGCTTGGTCAACTGGCGCAACTTCCAGAATCATCAACGTAACCGAAAGTGGCACTTACAGTGTTACCGTCACAGATGCGAGTGGATGTATCGGTGTGGATGAAGTGACGGTAACAATACATACGCCTGTCAGCCCCAACATCACAGGAAACACGAATTTTTGTTTGGGGGAAAGTACAACTTTGGATGCAGGAGCAGGTTTTGACCAATACTTGTGGAATACAGGCGAAACCACCAGAACGATTGAAGTAACTACAAGCGGCAATTACAGTGTTGAAACCAAAGATGCAAATGGCTGTTCGGCAAGTGCGGCAATTGCCATTCAAGCAAACATTGCGTCTTCTCCAATCATTGAAGGGGCAACTCAGTTTTGTGTAGGCAGTTCTACGACCTTGACTACCGAAGAAGGTTATGAAAGTTATAAATGGGAATCTGGCGAAAACACAAGGACGATTACGGTGACAACAGCAGGTATTTATAGAGTAACAGTTGTGGATGAAAACGGATGTGAGGCAACGAATCAAGTGACCATTACCGTTTTGGAGGCAGCTGTCCCAACCATACAAGGAGAATTGCAGTTTTGTGCCGATGCCAGCACAATTCTTTCAGCACCTTTGGGTTATGCTACTTACCAATGGAGTACAGGTGAAACAAGCCGCATTATTACCGTCACTGAATCGGGTGATTACGGCGTGTTAGTGACAGACTTCAATGGCTGTACAGCGGGAGTGTTGGTAAATGTGGAAGAACGAACCGAACTGCAAGTTTCTCTTACAGGCAGTGCTACTCTCTGCAATGGCAATTCTACAACCCTTGAAGTATCAGAAAATTATGCTGAATACAAGTGGAATACAGGCGCAACTACCAAACAAATTGTCGTTAGCCAAGCAGGTACTTACACAGTGACAGTGACAGATACAAATGGATGCACAGGTACGACCTCCCAAGTTGTTGCGCTTTCTGACAGTTTAACACCTACAATTTCTGGTGATTTAAGCATCTGCAATACCGAGAGTACAGTCTTGGATGCGGGTGACGGATTTGATACCTATTTATGGAGTACAGGTGAAACAAGCCGCACAATTGAAACCGATATGGCAGGAAACTACACTGTTCAAGTGAGCAATGCAGATGGCTGTTCGGGTACTGCAATGGCAGCAGTTGAGTTGATTCCTCCTTTTACCCCTCAGATTTTGGGCAATCTTACCTTTTGTGAAGGTGAAAGCACTCAACTTATTGGCGAGATTGGATATCAAGCGTATGGTTGGTCCACAGGTGAACTTGATCCCATCTTAACGGTTACGGAATCGGGAATGTACACCTTAGTCGTCACAGACACAAATGGCTGTACAGGATTGAATCATGTAGAAGTAAATATGATTTCAACACCGGATGTACAAATAACAGGTGATTTGCAAATCACAGACAATGAATCTACTACTTTGGATGCAGGTTCTTACAGCGCAAACGATGAATACCTCTGGCACACAGGACATACTGGACAGTTTCTAACAACCAATATCCCTGGGCTATACAGTGTGACCGTAACACATGAAAATGACTGCTCGGCAAGCGCAGAGGTGACAGTAGAATTGATTAATGGTATTGAAGATATAGCGTTTTTCCAAGAATTCACTATTTTACCCAATCCTTTCAACGAATTGACCACACTTCAATTCCGTACCTACGCTTCTCAACACATTACCATTGATTTGTTCAGCATTGAAGGACGACAACTTCAACGCTTGTTTGAAGGACAAGTAAAGAGCGGTAACTTACATTCGATTGAAATCAATGGTGGAAATCTTCCTGCTGGTGTGTATGTGCTGCAATTGGTGTTGGATGATACTACCCGACTGTATGAAAGATTGGTAGTAACGCATTGA
- a CDS encoding Dam family site-specific DNA-(adenine-N6)-methyltransferase, whose amino-acid sequence MAHTSIHSPFRYAGGKYYARKLILEHLPPHTHYIEPFAGGASIFFAKQKAKVNQLNDKDSDLVNVYQAIRDFPDQLIDFLTINEKSMEFLPSTYIEGEILGNPIPAKKELHTFFKKEFKPTNSIEEAGRWFYLNRTSYSGIMNNKNMYWGYGAKYSMQPKNWPANIRRTSKKLQDVELTVQDFETVIDNAPDNALLFIDPPYFNADQDKFYSCSFDKEDHYRLEKCLKRNSNRLQLFITYDNTDEIRQLYNWMIEMHDKEWNYCIQRTDDQKNGTEKKGSRYKGKELFILNFQTIEEASELIPTAKQGHIPFPEIIDNNTVDLVA is encoded by the coding sequence ATGGCTCATACATCTATACATAGTCCTTTTAGATATGCAGGTGGAAAATATTATGCTCGGAAGTTGATTTTAGAGCATTTACCTCCACATACACATTATATTGAGCCTTTTGCGGGAGGGGCGAGCATTTTTTTTGCTAAACAAAAAGCGAAAGTCAATCAATTGAATGACAAAGATTCAGACCTCGTAAATGTCTATCAAGCTATTAGGGATTTTCCTGACCAATTGATTGACTTTTTAACCATTAATGAAAAATCTATGGAGTTTTTGCCTTCCACATACATTGAAGGGGAAATTCTTGGTAATCCAATTCCTGCAAAGAAAGAACTCCATACTTTTTTTAAGAAGGAATTTAAGCCAACAAATTCAATAGAGGAAGCGGGTAGATGGTTTTATTTGAATCGCACTTCTTACAGTGGCATTATGAATAATAAAAATATGTATTGGGGCTATGGTGCAAAGTATTCTATGCAACCTAAGAATTGGCCAGCCAACATCAGACGTACAAGCAAAAAACTCCAAGATGTAGAGCTTACTGTCCAAGATTTTGAAACGGTAATAGACAATGCTCCTGATAATGCACTTTTATTTATTGACCCTCCTTACTTCAATGCCGATCAAGATAAATTTTACAGTTGTTCTTTTGACAAAGAAGACCATTATAGATTAGAAAAATGTCTGAAAAGAAACAGTAATCGTCTTCAACTATTCATCACTTATGATAATACAGATGAAATTAGACAGTTGTATAATTGGATGATCGAAATGCACGATAAGGAATGGAATTATTGCATACAACGTACAGATGATCAGAAGAATGGAACAGAAAAAAAGGGAAGTAGATACAAAGGAAAAGAGCTTTTTATTTTAAATTTTCAAACGATTGAAGAAGCGTCTGAACTTATTCCAACAGCCAAACAAGGACATATTCCTTTCCCTGAAATTATAGATAACAATACAGTTGATTTGGTAGCTTGA